Within Desulfobacterales bacterium, the genomic segment GTTCACACAGGGCAAAAAGAATGCGCCCTGCATCATTTTTATTGATGAAATTGATGCGGTCGGTCGTCACCGCGGTGCCGGACTGGGCGGCGGCCACGACGAAAGAGAACAAACCCTGAATCAGCTGCTGGTCGAAATGGATGGATTTGAATCCAATGAAGGCGTGATTCTAATTTCGGCCACCAACCGGCCCGATGTCCTGGACCCGGCATTGCTGCGCCCCGGTCGCTTTGACCGGCAGGTGGTTGTATCAATGCCCGATATTCGGGGCCGTGAAAAAATATTGCGCGTGCACATGCAAAAAACACCCATAGACAAGGATGTGAATGTGGTCATTCTGGCCAAGGGTACCCCCGGATTCTCAGGTGCCGATCTTGAAAACCTGGTCAATGAGGCCGCGTTGCTGGCAGCCAAGCGCAACAAGGAAAAAATTGGCATGGTCGATTTTGAAGATGCCAAAGACAAAGTCTACATGGGCCTTGAGCGCAAATCCAAAGTGATTAAAGAAGAAGACCGCAAGGTGACCGCTTACCATGAGGGCGGCCATGCGCTGGTGGCTCGTTTTCTGCCTGAGACCGATCCCGTCAACAAAATCACCATCATACCGCGCGGCCGTGCTGCCGGCGTTACCTGGTTTTTACCCGATGAACGGGATTTTAAGTATAAGGATCAGCTCCAAATGGAGCTGGCAGTTGCCTTCGGCGGAAGAGTGGCGGAGGAAATTGTTTTCAATCGCATCAGCACTGGTGCTGCCAATGATATCAAAAAGGCAACTGATCTTGCCCAGCAGATGATCAGAAGCTGGGGCATGAGCGACAACCTCGGTCCGCTATCGTATGCCAAAGGTGAAGAACAGGTATTTCTGGGTCGTGAGATTGCCCAGCACAGAGATTACTCCGAAGCGACAGCTCAAAAAATTGATGATGAAATCAATAATTTGATCAAAAACTCCTATGAACGAGCCAAAACGGTTTTAAACGAAAACCTGGATATCCTTCACAAGCTGGCAGAAGTGCTGCTTGAAAAGGAAACCGTTATGGGAAAAGAGTTGGATGAGCTAATTCAGGAGTTGCGGCCTGGCATCGAGCTTCCTTCAAGACCCCTGGATGATCAAGAAACCACCACCGAATCCGCCGCCGATCCACCCTGATATGCCGGCGTTTCCCAAAACATATCAGCTAACATGGGCCGGTTTCGAAATGGAATTTGGCCGTCAAACACAAATTATGGGTGTGGTGAATGTGACGCCAGACTCATTTTCCGATGGTGGTAAATTCCTATCCCATGAAGCCGCCGTCACTCAGGGGCTGAAACTGGCAGCTGACGGCGCCGACATATTGGATATCGGAGGGGAATCAACCCGGCCCTTTGCTGATCCGGTTCCAGTCGATGAGGAAATCGAAAGGGTGATCCCGGTCATTGAACAATTGGCCTCTAAAATTTCCATCCCGATATCCATTGATACCATGAAGGCCGAAGTCGCCCGGCAGGCAATCAACGCCGGGGCATCGATTATCAACGACATCTCCGCACTGCGCTTCGATCCGGATTTGGGGGCGGTGGCCGCCGAGTTTGGTGCCCCATTGGTGGTCATGCACATGTTGGGCAGCCCCAAAACCATGCAGTTATCTCCCTCCTATACAGATTTGATCGGTGAAATATCAGATTTTTTAAAGGATGCGATCGTGAGGGCTGAACAGCAGGGTATTTCAAAATCAAACATCATCATCGATCCGGGAATTGGTTTCGGCAAAACCGTTTCGCATAATCTTTTGCTCATCCGGCAGTTGTCATCCTTTACCGCCCTGGACGCGCCGATTATGGTGGGGCCTTCTCGCAAAACCTTTATTCGCAAATTGCTAAAAGACGAGCACAGCGATGATCTTTCTCCGGATTTGCCGATCGTTGAAACCGGTACCCAGGCTACAGTGGCAGCGGCGATCTTATGCGGTGCACATATCGTGCGGGTTCACGATGTCGCCAACACCCGAGCCACCATTCAGATTATAGATGCGATGCGGGCCGCGCAGGAAGATTAGGCCTTACGTGCTATATACCACCTAAGTGACCTATTATTTACCATGCTGCGCCCCAGCGAATAAAAATATTAAGGTTTCAGGTGTCGGGTGTCGGGTGTCAGTCAATGGCCCGAAAGGCTGCCTTACTGCGGTGACGGCTACTTTATTGAGTCAAACCAGAAAGTTCTCGGTTTTCGATATGTACTTGAGCATCTGACACCTGACACCTGAACACACAAAAAGAGGTTAACGAAATGCTCCTGGTAATAGATGTCGGCAATACCCACACGGTTCTGGGTGTTTATCAAGACGACCAACTGCGGAACGATTGGCGCATCCATACTGAACGCAACACCACCGAGGATGAGTTCAATGTGTTGATTAACAGCCTGTTCACGTCTGACAACATCAAAGTGAGTGATATCGAACAAACCATTATCTCGTGTGTGGTCCCACCGATGGTCACCATTTTGGATGCCTTCTGTCGCAAGTATATCGGCCATCCACCTACATGGGTGGATGCCAAAAATTGCGCCGGTATGCCCATTTTATTGAAAAATCCGGGGGAGGTTGGCGCCGACCGTATTGTTAATGCCGTGGCCGCCTATCATCGATACCGCCAAAGTCTGATCGTGGTCGATTTTGGTACCGCCACAACCTTTGACGCCATTTCTGAAAAGGGTGAATATCTTGGCGGGGCCATCTGTCCAGGGATTGGTATTGCCTCAGAAGCCCTGTTTTTAAAAGCTTCCAAGCTACCACGGGTGGAACTTTTTACGCCGCCTGAAGCTGTCATTGGCAAAGACACGATCGGCAGTATTCAATCCGGCATTATATTCGGCTATGCGGGTCTGGTGGATGGAATCGTAAAACGCATGCAACAGGAAATGGGCACGGAACCCAAGGTTATTGCCACCGGCGGTCTGGCCGAGCTGTTATTCAATGTTTCCGAAACCATTGAAGTGGTCGAACCGGCACTGACCCTGGCAGGCTTGAAGGTCATAGCAAATCAAGCATCACGTTAAGGTTTCAGGTGTCAGTGTTCAGGTGTCAGGGAACATAAGACTGAAACCGGAAACCAACTAAAACATTTGATCTGTGGGGCTCCGGAGTTGCAGGGGCTCAAAACTGGCCACCGAAGGCCTGACACCTGAACCGCCAACGGCGGAACTTTAGAGCCTGATATCTGAATTACTTCTCTGAGCTTAAGAATCCCAAATACCCATTGATGCTGTTTTGAAGAAAATATTTTTCCCGCGCCTGCACGTCTGACGGCAGTTGGTCGAAGGATGCCATCAGTGCGTCTTCCTTTAACAGTTTTGTCAAGCATTCGGCTGTTCGATCTGGTTCTTTGTATCTAGTTCCTGCCTTCCTGAGCAGCTGTTCCCAGAATTGAAGTTGACGGTAATGGATCTGCAGCATCTTGACGGCATCCGGATGAACGCCATAGTGACCGTAGCAGATCATCTGCGGGTCGCAGTCAATGAGGGCATCGATACTTTGAAGGGCATCTTGCAGAAAGAATTTCGGCGGGGTGGCCGGGCGTAAGTAAAATTTGTTATTTGGCAGGGATATGAAAACGCCCCCGGTTTCACCGGCAAAAAGGTATTTTCCAGTTTGATAGCTCACATGATGGGCTGCATGTCCGGGTGTAATGATCGCTATGATGGATTTGCTCTGATAATCACTGGCAGCCTGAAGCCTTTCTGCGGGGACCGGCTTTATCGGCCCGTAAGCGTCGGCCATCGAGCCAAGTACTTTTTTCGACCCCTGCCACAGTCGGGTGGGATCAATCAGGTGCGGGATGGCCACGGGATGGCATATGATCGGCGCCATAGGAAAAGACGCTGCAACCTCGCTTATAGCGCCGGCATGATCCAGGTGAATATGCGTCAGCAGAATAGTATCCAGCTGATTGACGTCTAATTCCCGTAAGGCACCTAAGAGTTGCGGTGTACTGGCTGAAGGGCCCACGTCAATTAAGCATGTGGTAGTTCCACGGTATAACCAGGCACAGATAAAATCGTTAAAACCTGTAATGGCAGGTGTCAGCGGAATCAAAAAAAGATCATCCGCTATCTTTTCAATATTCATCTTCAATTGTACCACTTAGATTGTCTAAAGTTGATTAGGCAGGATGCTAATTTGCTTGTAGGGAAAGATAAATCAATTATTTTTTAGCGTCAAGAAAAGGAACTTGGGAAACTGAAATATGAAAGTTATCTTAAAAATAGTAGATTAATGGCCAAGGGCAAGGCAAAAACCGATTCAAAAGTGGAGTCCGCCTCCGGCGGACTAGTATTCGAGCATTTTGAATCGGTTTTTAACACAGCCCTTGGCCATTAGATGCATTTTTAAGATAACTTTTTAGGCGCGACCGACCTCTTTCAGCGTCCCTCTAAAAATTCGATAAAAATACTCATTGTCCGTAATTCCGCGGCTTAGTATTTTTCCGATATCTTCAATATTTTTGATATTGATGATTAAATTGACGCTCTTGTTAAGGGCCATCATGTTGTCCATCGTTCGAAACCTGTTGCTGATCAATGCCACAAACATATTGCGGCGCACGGTCATACTCAACCTTTCAAGATACAGCAATATACCGTTGGACTCCGGATTGTCGGTATCAAATTGTTCATTGATGACAAATAGATCGTAATTGTGATAGCGCATGCGTTTTAACGCATCCCTAGCGCTTTCGGCCTCAGTGATCTGGTAATCCAAAACTTCCAGTGCATTGGTGATCGTTCGCCGAACCGGTGGATTCGGTTCGCATACCAGGGCGGTCAATCCTTCTTCTTCGATAAAGTCAAACGGTTTCTCCGTTGCATCATAACTGCTAATTGAACCGCCGCCACCGCCGCCCGCGGCACCCTTGCGGGGTCTCAACGTAATATAGCCTTTACATTTAGGGCAGGCAACGGTTGTACGCTTGTTAGCGGGTATTTTGTCATTTGCGATTTTGAATTTACTTTGACAACTGGTACAGATAACATCCATTGTGTGTATTCCTTATCTTACCTTTTTACTAATTTACCAAAAATTCGAGACTTTTTTAGATTGGGGCGCTTAGCTTCAATCTTACATTTAGGTTATCCCGTTGTGCCAGTTAAGCCCGTTTAGCCCGTTATTGAATAAGAAAGCTTGATGTGTTTTTAACCGGTAAACGGGCAAACCCACCAGAGGCGGACAAGCGGGAAACGGGCTAACGTTATTAATGCACGGATTTGGCATAATTCCGATCAATTTCCAGGCTTCCAATATCTGTTGTGGCCTCACCGCGGGCACTCTTAATAGAATCGATACCGCGGCCCACAACGCCTTTTTGAGAGCAATAAGCCAACGCGGTATCCTGAGTAATCAGGCCCTGCTCAAACAAACCGATAATATGTTGGTCAAAGGTGATCATGCCAAAAGCATTGCCCTTTTCCATGATTTCGTAAAATGTTTTGCCTTCCGATTGCCCGTGTAAAACCAAGTCTTTGACCCTCAGATTCGTACCCAGAATTTCAAAGGTTGCTACCCGGCCGCCGCCGACCTGGGGCACCAGTCGTTGGGAGACGATCCAGCGCATGGTATCGGCCAGACGGATGCGAATCTGCTCAGCATCTTCGGTGGTAAACATACCCAGAATACGATTGACCGTTGAGCCGGCATCCACGGTATGCAGCGTTGTTAACACCAGGTGACCGGTTTCAGCAGCGCGCAAGCCGATTTCAATTGTCTCGCGATCGCGCATTTCGCCAACCAGAATCACCTTGGGGGCTTGCCGCAGTGCAGCCCGCAATCCATTGGCATAGTTGTCAAAATCCATGCCCAGTTCACGCTGGTTGAAGGTGGATTTTTTATGGGGGTGTTGATATTCAACCGGATCTTCCAAAGTGATAATATGCACGGATTTATTTTCGTTAATTTCATCCAGTATGGCCGCCAAAGTGGTGGTTTTACCGGAACCGGTAGCACCGGTGACAAAGACAATGCCATTGATTTCCTTGGCGATCTGGAACATCGTTTTGGGCAGCTCGCGATCTTCGATGGTCGGAATTTTAGACTCCAGTTTACGCAAAACGATCGATATATTGGCTCCCTGGGAAAAAATGTTGACCCTGAAGCGCGCCTTGCCGGGCAGAGAGTAAGACATGTCGCAAGAGCCGGCACTTAACAGCGCTTTGGTCAGGCGGCGGTCCTGGTTGACCAGGTTCAGGGCAATGACTTCGGTTTGAAACGGGGACAGCGCCTTAAAGGACGGTTTTACATCAACGGGTATGAGCTCACCGGCGCTTTCCACCTGCATCGGTTTGCCGACCGTAAAGTTAAGATCGGAGACATCCCGGTGATAATCCAGCATTCTAACTAGAAGATGGTCGATTTCTTGTTTTTTCATGGTACGGCCTTTGTTGTTTTAGATCATATGTTAGCGATCAAAATGCGTTTCAAAAATCACCACGAAACACACGAAGATATGCTCAGACTAAAAAATAAAAAAACTATTTTTTGTGCCCTTTGTGTTTTTGTGGTTTTAATCAGTTTTTCGTTCTGGCTATATTAGACCTCGGTAAAGTCGGTTGGCGGCGCTTTTAGCAAAGGTCTGAATCTGGCCTTTTCATTGGCTTTGGCATAGGCCTCATCGGAACTGATTTTGCCGTTTTGAAACAGCTCCATTATATAGTCATCCAGCAAAACCATACCGAATTTTTTACCGGTTTGAATCATAGATGGTATCTGATGGGTCTTGCCTTCGCGAATAAGATTGCGAACCGCGGGATTGGCAATTAAGATTTCAAGGGCCACAATGCGACCTTTCCGATCAACGCGTTTAAAGAGGGTCTGAGCGACAACGGCCCGCAGTCCGTCCGACAACGTTGATCGAATCAGGGGTTGTTCGTGTGAAGGAAAGACCTCGATGACGCGGTCAACCGTTTTATAGGCGCTGGATGTATGCAATGTGGAGAATACCAGGTGACCGGTCGACGCCGCTTCGACGGCCAGCGAGATGGTTTCAAGGTCTCGCATTTCACCGACCAGAATAATATCGGGGTCTTCACGCAGGGCACCGCGCAGAGCGCTGGAAAATGTTTCGGTATGTAATCCTACTTCGCGGTGGTTGACGATGCACCCCTGGCTTTGATGAACAAATTCAATCGGGTCCTCCACCGTAATGATATGATCTTTACGTGCGCGATTGGCCACATCGATAATGGATGCCAGGGTCGTCGATTTGCCGCTGCCGGTGGGCCCGGTGACCAGGACCAATCCCCTGGGCAATGTGGCCAATTTTGACACAACCGGCGGCAGCCCCAGCTGCTCGGCGGTCATGATAGTGCTGGGGATTTCACGAAAGACGGCGCCGACACCATTTCTTTGCATGAAGAAGTTGGCGCGGTAACGGGCCAGGCCCGGAATTTCGTAAGCAAAATCGATATCGCCGGTTTCCTCAAATGTTTTAACCTTATGCTCGGGAGCGATTTCATAGAGCATGGCCCTGAGGTCGTCATTATTAAGGACTTTATATTTAATCCTTTCAATATCACCTCTGATTCTAAGCGCCGGCGGTTGACCGGAAGCCAGATGAAGGTCAGAGGCTCCTTGTTCATTCATCAGTTTAAAAAATGCATCAATTTTTGCCATGCACCACTCCTGGTATCAGATCATTCGTGTTTGCGTATCGCTTCAATCGATTTTCTGTAAATGAGCGTTTCTGCCATAGCCATAACGATTTAGATCAATCAGAGAATTTTTATGCTGAATTCGGATAAAACCGCCTGAAACGAAAGCAGATCATTAGACGGGGCTAAGATATGAGTACATGCCGAATATTACGCGGTCTGCACCCTTGCATTCGCTTCAGGCGGTTTTAAGGAATGTGGCGGTTTTTGGAATCGGAATTTTAATTTGACTTTTTGAGGAACTTGATTTTGTCGTCTTCTTCGTCCGATTCTTTGATACCCTCTTTTCCGATTTCGAGTAATCTCGAGTGGGCTTCGATAATCGAACTGATCTGGACTTCAATTTGCATGCGCTGCCGCTTCAACTCTGAGATATCCTCGTGCAGTTGCGCTAAGCGATTGTGCGCTTTATTGAGGATCTTTTCAGCCTTGACTTCAGCTTCAGCGATGATCAGTTCGGCGGATTTGCGGGCATTGTCCTTCATTTGGTCCAATACTGTTTGAGAATTCAACAATGCTCTTTTGAAGGTCTCTTCCCGTTTTCGATATCCCTGGATTTCTAGCTCCAACCGTCGGACCTCGTCACTCAGCGTTTGATTTGATTTCTGCAAAGTTTCGAAGGTCTCTGCTATCTGCTCCAGGAAGGCATCCACCTCTCGAATGTCGAATCCGCGAAATCGGGTGTTAAACTGCTGCTGTTGGATATCAAGGGGCGTAATTTTCATGGGCGTTCACCAGCCTTTCATCTTATCCTAAGGACTCAGCTATACCTTCCAAACTGTTGACCACAAATATTCGCAGGAAGATAATGATCAGAATCACAACAATTGGAGAAAAATCGATCCCACCGTACATCATCGGCAATCGTTTACGAATTTGATATAGCACCGGCTCCGTTACATTATGAATAAATCGTACGATCGGATTATAGGGATCCGGGCTTACCCATGACAATACGGCGCGGGCGATAATGATGAACATGAAGAAAACCAGCACATAGTCCACCACTGTTGCCACCGCCACTAACAGGTTTCGCAATACGAGCATGATTATCCTGACCTTTTCTGTTTTGGCAATGCGTTATCCGGCGAAGTCGATTCAGGTGCTTAAAATTAAAACCATAATCCATGATAAGTCAAGATTTTTCACGCAAAATCAAAGGGTAAGACACTATATTGCCCCTGTCTGTCCGGGGGGCGCTTACTATCCCCTTGAGAAAAGATGCCGCAGCTTTATGCGATTTTGCGACGTTTGTCCGCCTGAAACTTTCCCTAATTGACAAAGAACAAGGCTTTTGGGCCATTTGATTGCACATGTAATATCGGGCTGTAACCGTCAAAACTTGAGACCGGAATCATAATTGACATGCGGCGAATTTTCAGTGTATCGATGGGATTTAGTTGATGATTATTAAGAATATCACATCCTTAACCGGATTGCAAATCCGGCGGTCAACATCGGCTTCATGGAAATAATCAGAATCGGTCGGAATGGGTGGCAATGTCAGATGGGAAACATAAGAAGGTTGGCGCAGGTTGCACGGCGCATGGGGTGCATCTTGCTATCGATCGCCGCCCCATGCGCCATGCTTTCGGTTGTACCTAACCGCCGGCAACCATTGGGATCAGAAAAACCTCGGCATCATCGGGGACCAATGTATGCTCGAAATTGGGCCGGGTGACATACTGGTGATTGATGCGCACCACAGCATAAGGATGGAGATCGTTGAGCTCATCGAGCAGGTCTGAAACGGTCATGCCTTCTCGCCATTCGATCTGCTTGCCGGCTACCTGAATCATGAATCGACACCGTTGGCGCGGAGCAATTCGACAACCTCATCGAAATCAATGCCCAGACGTTTGACGGTTTCTTGGGTCGGGATGCCGTCCGGTGTCCATCCGCGGCGCTTATAAACGGCATCTTTGAGAGTTTCATATTGATTTTCGCGCTGCCGGCGCAACTCAGCCAGCTTTTCAGCCGTCGGTTTGCCCTCAATATCGAATTTGTACTTATCAACCAATTGTTTATCGTAGCGTTCGACACGGGATTCATATTCTGTTTCGGTAACGGGCCCCACTGCCCGGTAAGGAAGATCATCGTGCTGGCGGCGGCCAAAACCCATACGCAGGTTAAAGACCCGTTGAAAATTATAAACGCCCTCGCTCATTTTTATAAGGTCATCGGGGGCGGCCTCATTGCCGGTAATGGCACTGAAGTAGTCGGCATACCACTGGACGTGTTTCATGACTTTGGCCGGCTCCTCGGTATCTTTGTTGTCTTCGGGGATGATATCGTTCCACGGCAGTTTGCACAGGCCGCAAAGCCCAAACCAGGTGCGAAACATCGGAAACCAGTGCAGGGCTTCGGCTTTTTGTTCGAAGGTGGGCATAAAGTTGTGCACCATGTCCAAAAATATCAGCCAGGCCTCATCATGCTGGGGGCCTTTGAGCGCCAGCCCATAGCCTCCTTGCTGGGCCAGTGATTCCTTGGTCATGTATTCCGAAAATTCCAAGCCTTTGGCCTCCATTCCGATGTCCTGCATAATCTTGGCATCTGCTCCGAAATCCTTTGCGAAAATGGCCTTCATTCTGCGAATGCCCTGGCCAACAACTTGACCGAATCCTTCTCCGGCCGCCATTTGATGCACGATCTCCAGAGCAGCGTCACGGTTGCCGAAATGAAGATCCAGACCACCGGTATGGGTGGCGTCGATCAATCCCATTTCAAAGCATTCCATCACAAAGGCAATTGCAGTGCCCACTGATATCGTATCCAGACCGTAGGCATCACAATAAAAATTCATTTCCGCCACCGTGTGCGGATCAAAAATGCCCAGATTGGAGCCGCAGCCGGCAATGGTTTCATATTCGGGCCCGTCGACAAAAACCTTTTGGCCCTTGTAAGGGCCGGTTAAAGGAACAAAATCTTTGATACCGTGCGAACAGGCCACGGTGCATCCCATCCAGCAGCCGTCAAAACCCGGGTCAAACAGGCGCCGGTAAACTTCCTGGCCCAGGTTTGGGGCTTGGTCATGCTGGCCGTAGCGAAAATTGTGGGTCGGCAGCAGATCGTGGTCATTCATAATGGTGACCAGATGGGTGGTGCCGATTTTGGCCATTTCATTTTGTTTGGGATCCAGTTCCACGATTTCACGGGAGTGCAGCTTGGCCACATTTTTGAGACGGGTTTTGTCCGCCGGGTTATTCGTGTCGGCGGTGACCGTCTTCCAGCAGGCAACAACGGCTTTTAAGCCCTTGTCGGCAAACACGGTTCCGACACCGCCGCGGCCGGCCTGTTTGTAGCGGGCGCGCTTGCGCTTGGGATCGTACCAGGTAAAATTGAGACAGCCGATCAAGGTATTTTTGGCCCCGGGGCCTGCGGATACCACCGAAATGTTGCGCGGTTTTCCCTGGGCAAAATGCTCGGTTAAAATGGCAGACAGTTCATAGGCGTTGTCCGGCAGACCGCTGGTCTCGAAAAGTTGGATTTTCTGGTTGATCCCATCGATAAAGACGACCACCTCTGCCGCCGTCTTGCCCTGGATTTCCAGGGCGTCGAAACCAGAAAATTTAAGGTAAGGGCCAAAATAACCGCCGACGTTGGAATCGATTACCGATGCCGTCAGCGGAGAAAGGGTGGCGACAATGCTTTTACCGGAGCCCGGATAAATGGGAGTGCCCCCCAGCGGGCCGGACGAAATACAGAGAGCATTTTCAGGGTCATTCCAGTGGGTGGACGGCTGTACCGCGTTCCACAACAGCCACAGGTCATAGCCCTTGCCCCCGATAAAGGTTTTTTTGGTTTCCGGGGCCACCGGTTTAATGTCAATCTGCGGGTCCGAAAGATTGATATATAAAGTTTGATCGGTGTAACCATTTTCGATTTCAGGTCTTTTGTAATCTAACGCTTTTGTTTCCTTGAAAGCATAATCCGTCATGGGTGTGCTCCTTTTATTAATTATTCAATCCACTGCTCAGGTATCTTGTACGGAGCAGGGTCTTAAATTACCGTTCTAATAATTATTGATCTCTGGCCTCTGACCTCTTTAAGAGTATCAAACGCTTATTTATACAACTAAGCTGATCCGCGATCAAGTTTACTTTTTAGTTAAATCGTTAAGACGGAATATGTCCATTGACTGTTTGAAGTTTCTACCATTTTCCGTGAAGCAGAATTGCAAACGATTTAACCATTCGACTGATACACGATTTAACCAGCGAGGCGAAACTGCAATTCCGCTGCAGGCGGATTGCAGCTTCCCTATTTGAGCGCTTCCTGGCCCTTAAACGGTCGGTGGGGCGCAAACGCTTTTAAAATAATGTGATCATCATCGGTGGTTTCATCCGCAACCAGGCGCGCAACCACTTCCGCGGCCCCCGGCCCCAGCATCAATCCCTGGCCGCACATTCCCGTAATGTGGATCAACCCGTTGATGCGCTGGTTCCAGCCTACTAGCGGTGAGCCGTCCGGTGTCATCGGATAAAGACCGCGCCAGGTGCGGCGCACCCTTAAATTTTTCAGCCGCGGCAACAGGTGCACCAGGCGGGCGCCGACCTGGGGCAGGAACTCGGCAGTTTCGCCTTTATGGGTGCCGATGATCGGCGGATCGGGGGTGATACAAAAAATCACCTGGCCGTGCAGATTCTGGTAAAAATAGAAATTCTTGGATCCGGGTGCGGGGCGAATATCCACCACCATGCACTTAAAAAACGGTCTGACCGGCTCGGTAATGGCGCCTTCATGAGAATCGGGTATTACCTTCAGGTCAATGCCGGCGGTTCGGCTCAGTTCCGGTGAAAAAGGCCCGGCGGTGTCGATAACAATCGGTGCATCATACTCGGATTTTTCAGTCTGCACGCCAACAACACGATTGTTTTTAACCTGTATTTGGCGAACGCGTTCTTTAAAGTGAAAGGCAACCCCCAGATCAACAGCGCGATGATAAAACGCATTAACGGTCAACAACGGAGAAATAGAGCCGTCATCGGGTGAAAAGGTGCCCCCTCGAAGGCCCTCGGGATTGATGCCGGGAATAATTTTCTGAATCTCATCCGGTCCCAAAAAATCAATATTGAGACCGTATTTTTTCTGGACGGGCAGAAGCTTCTTTAGCATGGTCTCATCTTTTTTGCGATAAACCGGGAAGCTATAGCCGCCTTTGAGCCATTCAATATGGTCACCATACCGGTCCTGCCAGGTGGAAAAAATTTCAAGGGACCGCCGGCAGGTAAGAATTTTGGCAGGGTCCGAATGTGTCGCGCGGATGCCACCGATAGCATGCTTGTTTTCGCCCTGCCCGGGTGACGGATGCATATCGATTACCCGCACCTTGATGTCGCGCTCAGCCAACGCCAGGGCCGTGGGCACGCCCACCGACCCGGCTCCGACAATGATCACATCACTTGTCTTCAAGGTGACCTCCTTCATGGGCTCCCGCCAGTATTCCGATGGGAACTTCGACAAACAGGGGGCGATCAACGCGATCGGTTACCGTGCCCAGATCGATGCCTTCTTCTTGAAAGATCCGCCATATCATTGGCCGGCAGGTTTTTGAGCCGCAGGCGCCCATACCGACACGGGTCAGGGCTTTTAGCTGATTGATATCTCTGACACCTTTGCGAATGGC encodes:
- a CDS encoding type IV pilus twitching motility protein PilT, whose product is MAKIDAFFKLMNEQGASDLHLASGQPPALRIRGDIERIKYKVLNNDDLRAMLYEIAPEHKVKTFEETGDIDFAYEIPGLARYRANFFMQRNGVGAVFREIPSTIMTAEQLGLPPVVSKLATLPRGLVLVTGPTGSGKSTTLASIIDVANRARKDHIITVEDPIEFVHQSQGCIVNHREVGLHTETFSSALRGALREDPDIILVGEMRDLETISLAVEAASTGHLVFSTLHTSSAYKTVDRVIEVFPSHEQPLIRSTLSDGLRAVVAQTLFKRVDRKGRIVALEILIANPAVRNLIREGKTHQIPSMIQTGKKFGMVLLDDYIMELFQNGKISSDEAYAKANEKARFRPLLKAPPTDFTEV
- the thiS gene encoding sulfur carrier protein ThiS, encoding MIQVAGKQIEWREGMTVSDLLDELNDLHPYAVVRINHQYVTRPNFEHTLVPDDAEVFLIPMVAGG
- a CDS encoding aldehyde ferredoxin oxidoreductase C-terminal domain-containing protein; the protein is MTDYAFKETKALDYKRPEIENGYTDQTLYINLSDPQIDIKPVAPETKKTFIGGKGYDLWLLWNAVQPSTHWNDPENALCISSGPLGGTPIYPGSGKSIVATLSPLTASVIDSNVGGYFGPYLKFSGFDALEIQGKTAAEVVVFIDGINQKIQLFETSGLPDNAYELSAILTEHFAQGKPRNISVVSAGPGAKNTLIGCLNFTWYDPKRKRARYKQAGRGGVGTVFADKGLKAVVACWKTVTADTNNPADKTRLKNVAKLHSREIVELDPKQNEMAKIGTTHLVTIMNDHDLLPTHNFRYGQHDQAPNLGQEVYRRLFDPGFDGCWMGCTVACSHGIKDFVPLTGPYKGQKVFVDGPEYETIAGCGSNLGIFDPHTVAEMNFYCDAYGLDTISVGTAIAFVMECFEMGLIDATHTGGLDLHFGNRDAALEIVHQMAAGEGFGQVVGQGIRRMKAIFAKDFGADAKIMQDIGMEAKGLEFSEYMTKESLAQQGGYGLALKGPQHDEAWLIFLDMVHNFMPTFEQKAEALHWFPMFRTWFGLCGLCKLPWNDIIPEDNKDTEEPAKVMKHVQWYADYFSAITGNEAAPDDLIKMSEGVYNFQRVFNLRMGFGRRQHDDLPYRAVGPVTETEYESRVERYDKQLVDKYKFDIEGKPTAEKLAELRRQRENQYETLKDAVYKRRGWTPDGIPTQETVKRLGIDFDEVVELLRANGVDS
- a CDS encoding DivIVA domain-containing protein; protein product: MKITPLDIQQQQFNTRFRGFDIREVDAFLEQIAETFETLQKSNQTLSDEVRRLELEIQGYRKREETFKRALLNSQTVLDQMKDNARKSAELIIAEAEVKAEKILNKAHNRLAQLHEDISELKRQRMQIEVQISSIIEAHSRLLEIGKEGIKESDEEDDKIKFLKKSN
- a CDS encoding YggT family protein, producing MLVLRNLLVAVATVVDYVLVFFMFIIIARAVLSWVSPDPYNPIVRFIHNVTEPVLYQIRKRLPMMYGGIDFSPIVVILIIIFLRIFVVNSLEGIAESLG
- a CDS encoding FAD-dependent oxidoreductase, with amino-acid sequence MKTSDVIIVGAGSVGVPTALALAERDIKVRVIDMHPSPGQGENKHAIGGIRATHSDPAKILTCRRSLEIFSTWQDRYGDHIEWLKGGYSFPVYRKKDETMLKKLLPVQKKYGLNIDFLGPDEIQKIIPGINPEGLRGGTFSPDDGSISPLLTVNAFYHRAVDLGVAFHFKERVRQIQVKNNRVVGVQTEKSEYDAPIVIDTAGPFSPELSRTAGIDLKVIPDSHEGAITEPVRPFFKCMVVDIRPAPGSKNFYFYQNLHGQVIFCITPDPPIIGTHKGETAEFLPQVGARLVHLLPRLKNLRVRRTWRGLYPMTPDGSPLVGWNQRINGLIHITGMCGQGLMLGPGAAEVVARLVADETTDDDHIILKAFAPHRPFKGQEALK